A genome region from Deltaproteobacteria bacterium includes the following:
- a CDS encoding AAA domain-containing protein: MDKEELSFFDLLEQIKDFGAIKSPDFIALALPLLEEVCELHENNMVAFITSIDQIGHNNQKLCLNTKGKAILKADTPLFAKPARQGALDVSRGITESNDLDSHQIEQVNMEIHQDGKPIDAPLYMHNYKCWDHEKGHYNPLTDVFVLGQILASLAFNLDFRNSDDLELFVANRESLFFLNKNLHPTILNVIFEMTNLYVEERTANLEEVLTKLKNYREYNPENYVDLTQTEGFRNQDISERDNWILSKLKNRLFDISRRNKLLYFTDRQSFLNLTLGSVPLLLDYKNIREKDLIYWNDEIRQKLIKKKKLPLNSYLEFKENRFLATTLNKIRLEARKSKNEYGFSQLRTVIAFLHWYNFKENREERITSPLLLMPVEVIKKKGVEDQYTLNFSDGEAEINPVLSHYLKDLYDIALPDFIDLETTSIEDLVASIEKQIAIGGTGIRLKWRQKPRIQLIHSIAKKNFSMESKKLEKRSRGLNLRSFSYSYNKDDFQPLGLQIFNERIRHKNNALEYIINEDLNPADNFAVSEKNRTFYTTDNDGELNPLIWEIDTCNITLGNFNYRKMSLVRDYNEIINASIKNNIFEQLYSEIPKRVEIAEKEDEHLRANYPIILSDPTQSKAVQIARSGESYIIQGPPGTGKSQTITNLIADYIARDKTILFVCEKRAALDVVFHRLKNRKLDELCCLIHDSQADKKAFIQNLKETYTDFLEKDLDHASIGRQRDVIIDSLNEEINKISYFHQVMTDGDVPPLELFEVLHATGQGRTLPSEIELIHFPLYTEWKENREGIVQWFEQLKINDFRGYIADYPLVRLSPEILGESNYKAAILDRLNKCTALLDEFNEMLDDLDENDSDGRTISNWAELFELALKVKGLLQADKLSVFKPQSKEAAHLSSIKKDIDSKRSLQQDLEKQNHNWRIKFSKDDSEAALAQYLGFKKSIFRFINPNYYKLKSQINEAYDFDAHKIRPQVTTILEKLISEHEAEEQVRSLKKQAEEEFGLTCFDEEYGWIETMQQNPHEAITAWTDSDHRGYLQSLSAFSASFKELLTIGEMIFGEPGRFNLSELEDKLLISNKALNSLSAFVPFILNASQLSDEMRGCLYRKKWALPDFDYNLAYKSLAGIYEQERQFSDMDEDALRVSISRVNALLDKYYDSNVEAIRSKIRSQFLEKVRITESAAAQLSNDEKIAKKSLSSARRILENEFGKSMRYKSIRELTSSNAKELMTALKPVWLMSPLSVSDIMPIDQSIFDVVIYDEASQITVEEGTPSLFRAKQTIVVGDEMQMPPTNFFSTITLQDEEEEDIESKIGISLDADSLLNQSSRKLSSVMLGWHYRSRHESLISFSNAAFYKRELLTIPDSVIHHSDREPLHPIVDISQKPDITKVLDRSISFHYLENALYEKRKNKDEATYIASLTAEFLKQKVRKSIGIVAFSMEQQSEIEEALNRLAGDDPQFDTLLEEEYQREDEDQFSGLFVKNLENVQGDERDIIIMSVCYGYNSNGKMLMNFGPINRRGGEKRLNVIFSRARKHMVVVTSILPNEIKNDYNDGANYFKKFLSYAKHISQGELPKANLILDGMFSYGEQEKEKRLNPMILQLRAALEKKGYEVEPDIGQSHFKCDLGIKKPGENRYLLGILIDKREHYANENVLEQYCQKPEILNTFGWKVATVYAKDWLEKPGRVLERIEQLLSGKERSHKVDIEELIADKVSSHEPVNNRTEVTEDLRQETTREEKVEPEEENNAVDAKDNSLFERYEYVGGNSNKYWEINVEGTTVTVQYGRIGNRPQVKVKTFETNERALSEKKSMASKKLKKGYIKAIKS; encoded by the coding sequence ATGGATAAAGAAGAACTTTCATTTTTTGATTTACTGGAGCAAATTAAAGATTTCGGTGCCATTAAATCTCCCGATTTCATTGCCCTCGCATTGCCCCTGCTTGAGGAAGTATGTGAGTTGCATGAAAACAACATGGTGGCATTCATTACGTCCATCGATCAAATCGGGCACAACAATCAAAAGCTCTGCTTAAATACAAAAGGAAAGGCTATTCTCAAAGCCGACACGCCTCTATTTGCCAAACCGGCCCGGCAGGGTGCGCTCGATGTATCTCGTGGCATCACTGAAAGCAATGACCTGGACAGCCATCAGATCGAGCAGGTCAATATGGAGATTCACCAGGACGGCAAGCCGATAGATGCACCTCTCTATATGCACAATTATAAATGCTGGGATCACGAAAAAGGGCATTACAATCCCCTTACCGATGTATTTGTACTTGGGCAGATACTAGCAAGCCTTGCTTTTAACCTCGACTTTAGAAACAGCGATGACCTGGAACTTTTTGTTGCCAACAGGGAGAGTCTCTTTTTCCTGAATAAAAACCTGCACCCCACCATACTAAACGTCATTTTCGAGATGACAAACCTCTATGTGGAAGAGAGAACGGCCAACCTGGAAGAGGTCCTTACAAAGCTCAAGAACTATCGTGAATATAATCCTGAAAACTATGTGGACCTCACACAGACCGAGGGCTTTAGAAACCAGGATATTTCCGAACGGGATAACTGGATACTTTCAAAATTAAAGAATCGATTGTTTGATATAAGCAGGAGGAATAAGCTTCTCTATTTTACAGACAGGCAAAGCTTCCTGAACCTTACTCTCGGCTCTGTGCCCTTGCTTCTTGATTATAAGAATATTCGCGAGAAGGACCTTATCTACTGGAACGACGAAATACGGCAAAAGTTGATTAAAAAGAAAAAACTGCCCCTTAACTCCTACCTTGAATTCAAAGAGAATCGATTCCTGGCGACTACCTTAAATAAGATAAGGCTTGAGGCAAGAAAAAGTAAAAACGAATATGGCTTTAGTCAGCTCAGGACGGTTATCGCTTTTTTACATTGGTATAATTTCAAGGAAAACAGGGAAGAGCGTATTACGTCGCCGCTGCTTCTTATGCCTGTAGAAGTGATAAAGAAAAAGGGCGTTGAAGACCAGTACACACTTAATTTTTCTGATGGGGAAGCGGAAATCAATCCTGTCTTAAGTCATTATCTTAAGGACTTGTATGATATTGCTCTGCCCGATTTTATCGATCTTGAAACAACATCCATCGAAGACCTGGTTGCCTCCATCGAGAAGCAAATAGCCATAGGTGGTACAGGAATAAGGCTCAAATGGCGGCAAAAACCGAGGATCCAGCTTATTCACAGCATCGCCAAAAAGAACTTCAGCATGGAAAGTAAAAAACTGGAGAAAAGAAGCAGGGGGCTGAACCTGCGCTCCTTTTCATACTCTTATAATAAAGATGATTTTCAACCCTTGGGGCTGCAGATATTCAATGAAAGAATCAGGCATAAAAACAATGCTCTCGAATACATAATTAATGAAGATTTGAACCCGGCCGATAATTTTGCCGTCTCTGAAAAAAACAGGACATTTTACACTACTGATAACGATGGCGAATTGAATCCTCTCATATGGGAAATTGATACATGCAATATCACTTTAGGAAACTTTAATTACCGGAAGATGAGTCTTGTCCGTGATTATAATGAGATCATAAATGCCAGCATAAAAAATAATATCTTTGAACAGCTTTATAGCGAAATTCCAAAGCGAGTGGAAATCGCTGAAAAAGAAGATGAGCATCTACGGGCCAATTACCCGATCATCCTGTCGGACCCCACCCAGTCAAAAGCAGTCCAGATTGCCCGTTCAGGTGAAAGTTATATAATCCAGGGGCCTCCCGGTACGGGGAAATCACAAACGATTACAAACCTGATTGCAGATTATATTGCAAGAGACAAAACGATCCTCTTCGTTTGTGAGAAGAGGGCCGCCCTGGATGTTGTTTTTCACAGGCTTAAAAACAGGAAATTAGACGAATTGTGCTGCCTTATCCATGATTCTCAAGCCGATAAAAAGGCATTTATCCAAAACCTGAAAGAGACCTACACCGATTTTCTGGAGAAGGATCTCGACCATGCATCAATCGGGCGGCAACGGGATGTAATAATTGATTCCTTGAATGAAGAGATAAATAAAATCTCATACTTTCACCAGGTCATGACAGATGGAGATGTTCCTCCTCTGGAGTTGTTTGAAGTCCTCCATGCTACAGGTCAAGGAAGAACCTTACCGTCAGAAATAGAGCTTATCCATTTTCCCCTTTATACTGAATGGAAAGAAAACAGGGAAGGGATTGTACAATGGTTTGAACAGTTAAAAATAAATGATTTCCGGGGATATATTGCAGATTATCCATTGGTAAGATTATCACCGGAGATTTTAGGTGAGAGTAACTACAAAGCGGCCATACTTGATAGGCTGAATAAATGCACGGCCTTACTGGATGAATTCAATGAGATGCTGGATGACCTCGATGAAAATGATTCCGACGGCAGGACAATCTCAAACTGGGCTGAACTGTTTGAGCTGGCTCTTAAAGTAAAAGGGTTGCTTCAGGCGGACAAGCTGTCCGTTTTTAAGCCCCAGTCCAAAGAAGCGGCCCATCTTTCATCGATAAAGAAAGATATTGACTCAAAAAGATCCCTGCAGCAGGACCTCGAAAAGCAAAATCATAACTGGCGCATTAAATTTAGCAAAGATGATTCAGAGGCCGCTTTGGCGCAATATTTAGGCTTTAAAAAAAGTATCTTTCGCTTTATCAACCCCAATTATTACAAACTGAAATCGCAGATCAATGAAGCTTATGATTTTGACGCTCATAAGATTAGGCCTCAGGTTACCACCATTCTGGAAAAGTTGATATCCGAGCATGAGGCTGAGGAGCAGGTGAGGAGTTTAAAAAAACAGGCGGAAGAAGAATTCGGTCTGACCTGCTTTGACGAAGAGTATGGCTGGATAGAGACAATGCAGCAAAATCCGCATGAGGCAATCACTGCCTGGACCGATTCCGACCATAGGGGCTACCTTCAGTCATTGTCGGCATTCAGCGCTTCATTTAAGGAACTCCTAACCATCGGGGAGATGATATTTGGAGAGCCTGGAAGATTTAATTTATCTGAGCTGGAGGATAAGCTTTTAATCAGCAACAAGGCACTGAATTCCCTGTCGGCCTTTGTTCCCTTCATCTTAAATGCAAGTCAATTAAGCGATGAAATGAGGGGCTGCTTATATAGAAAAAAATGGGCGCTTCCCGATTTCGATTACAACCTGGCCTATAAATCTCTTGCCGGCATCTATGAGCAGGAACGGCAGTTTTCCGATATGGATGAAGATGCTTTAAGGGTGAGCATATCCCGTGTCAATGCACTTTTGGATAAATACTACGACAGTAATGTAGAGGCCATCAGGTCGAAGATAAGAAGTCAATTCCTCGAAAAAGTGAGGATTACCGAGTCTGCGGCGGCCCAACTCAGCAATGATGAAAAAATAGCAAAAAAATCGCTTAGCTCGGCGCGAAGAATATTGGAAAACGAGTTTGGAAAATCGATGCGATATAAATCCATAAGGGAACTGACCTCGAGCAATGCCAAAGAGCTGATGACGGCCCTAAAACCGGTATGGCTTATGAGCCCTCTCAGCGTTTCCGACATCATGCCTATTGACCAGTCCATATTCGATGTTGTGATTTATGATGAAGCCAGCCAGATTACGGTGGAAGAAGGCACACCCTCACTTTTCAGGGCGAAACAGACTATCGTTGTCGGTGATGAAATGCAAATGCCGCCCACAAATTTCTTCAGTACCATTACGCTGCAGGATGAGGAAGAAGAGGATATTGAAAGCAAGATAGGAATAAGCCTGGACGCCGATAGTTTACTCAACCAATCTTCACGGAAATTATCGTCCGTTATGCTTGGCTGGCACTATCGCAGCCGCCATGAAAGCCTGATAAGCTTCAGCAATGCGGCATTTTACAAACGGGAACTGCTTACCATTCCTGACAGCGTGATTCATCATTCGGACAGGGAGCCTTTGCACCCTATTGTCGATATTAGCCAAAAGCCCGACATTACGAAGGTTCTTGACAGGAGCATCAGTTTTCATTACCTGGAGAATGCTTTATATGAAAAGCGGAAGAACAAAGATGAGGCCACTTATATTGCAAGCCTGACGGCGGAGTTCTTAAAGCAAAAGGTAAGGAAAAGTATCGGCATTGTGGCCTTCTCCATGGAGCAGCAATCGGAGATCGAAGAGGCCCTGAACAGGTTGGCCGGCGATGATCCGCAATTCGACACATTGCTGGAAGAAGAGTATCAGAGGGAAGATGAGGATCAGTTTAGCGGCTTATTTGTTAAAAACCTCGAAAATGTACAGGGTGATGAGCGGGACATTATAATCATGAGTGTCTGTTACGGGTATAATTCAAATGGTAAAATGCTCATGAATTTCGGCCCCATAAACAGGAGGGGAGGCGAAAAAAGGTTAAATGTCATTTTCTCGAGAGCAAGAAAGCACATGGTTGTAGTTACGTCCATTTTGCCGAACGAAATAAAAAATGACTATAACGATGGGGCCAATTATTTTAAAAAGTTCCTAAGCTATGCAAAACATATTTCCCAAGGGGAATTGCCAAAAGCCAATTTGATTTTGGACGGCATGTTCAGTTATGGAGAGCAGGAAAAAGAAAAGCGCCTCAACCCCATGATCCTCCAGCTTAGGGCGGCTCTGGAAAAGAAGGGCTATGAGGTGGAACCTGACATAGGGCAATCACACTTTAAATGCGACCTGGGGATAAAAAAACCGGGTGAAAACCGGTACCTGTTGGGGATTTTAATCGACAAGAGAGAACATTATGCCAATGAGAACGTACTGGAACAATACTGCCAAAAACCTGAGATTCTAAACACTTTCGGCTGGAAAGTTGCCACTGTTTATGCGAAAGACTGGCTGGAAAAACCAGGGAGAGTTTTGGAAAGAATAGAACAACTATTATCAGGTAAAGAGCGTTCCCATAAAGTAGATATTGAAGAGCTAATTGCTGACAAAGTGTCCTCTCATGAGCCTGTAAATAACAGAACTGAAGTTACGGAAGATCTCCGGCAAGAAACAACACGGGAAGAAAAGGTAGAGCCAGAGGAAGAAAACAATGCTGTTGACGCAAAAGATAATTCCTTATTCGAAAGATATGAATATGTCGGGGGAAACAGTAATAAGTATTGGGAAATCAACGTAGAAGGAACTACTGTAACTGTACAATACGGAAGGATAGGAAATAGGCCGCAAGTAAAGGTAAAAACCTTTGAAACCAATGAGCGTGCTTTAAGTGAAAAGAAAAGCATGGCATCTAAAAAATTGAAAAAAGGGTATATCAAGGCCATAAAGTCTTAA
- a CDS encoding GNAT family N-acetyltransferase gives MRIYKENAPDRFPKGHLPSFEEYLDKDPLSFFVAQTPDNEIIACGGVTDIGLKFHILCYGMVDPAFQNCRVGSTMVLARMAFATRYSGDHTSIIYSVPRSIGFFERFGYKEVNKWTDEEGHSYPIAANRYSREIFDPIKRILDKRGHLITPDLPIVMKYEVYDMLTKSDSSKVNPPEKV, from the coding sequence ATGCGTATATATAAAGAAAATGCACCGGATCGCTTTCCAAAAGGTCACTTGCCATCCTTTGAAGAATATCTTGATAAAGATCCCTTGTCTTTTTTTGTAGCCCAGACACCTGATAATGAAATCATTGCCTGTGGTGGTGTGACAGATATTGGCCTGAAGTTTCATATACTTTGCTATGGCATGGTTGATCCTGCCTTTCAAAATTGTCGAGTCGGCTCAACAATGGTATTGGCACGCATGGCTTTTGCAACACGCTATTCAGGAGATCATACTTCAATCATTTATTCAGTGCCGCGATCAATAGGTTTTTTTGAACGCTTTGGTTATAAAGAAGTAAATAAATGGACTGATGAAGAAGGACATTCCTATCCGATTGCTGCTAACCGATATTCAAGAGAAATTTTCGATCCAATTAAAAGAATTTTAGACAAACGAGGACACCTGATAACCCCGGACTTGCCAATTGTGATGAAATATGAAGTGTATGATATGCTTACAAAGTCAGACAGCAGCAAGGTTAATCCCCCTGAAAAGGTTTAA
- a CDS encoding M48 family metalloprotease, with translation MNKSPQSFSGMVLSPFEYHKKLRDHFKSRKKTWNWFSEESNKSKQVEEFKTNLLKNTYRMDNESHENLYELAHEVCQALKIDAQVTLYQEHNSLQLNAGISIIDNEAHIVFSGNLVGLLSEDEIKALLAHELSHYLFYKIDNGEYEITRRIALALANDVRSEDAIIETARIFQLYMELFCDNGALQVCHDYKTVIQMLVKLNTGLTQVNAESYLAQAQEIINFDSNVTLNESHPESYIRCLALHLHVEKNEDYFGKVKHLIEGEIDLNKLDIFQQSIMQEYTKDLLQLVVTPVWMNSSAVTNLCKEYFSDFYRNAEHKQANRLAGELEKTMPSVKNYMAYLLLDFAKADPDMESAPMGHTLEIAELLGLKDHYEKNIRKELKLTARDFKIMKEKALAELQEVKEGKEESLYND, from the coding sequence ATGAATAAATCACCTCAAAGTTTTTCCGGTATGGTTCTTTCCCCTTTTGAATATCACAAAAAACTTCGTGATCATTTCAAAAGCAGAAAAAAAACCTGGAACTGGTTTTCAGAGGAAAGCAACAAATCAAAACAGGTGGAAGAGTTTAAAACAAACCTTCTGAAGAATACCTACCGGATGGATAATGAATCCCATGAGAACCTCTATGAACTGGCTCATGAAGTCTGCCAAGCGCTTAAGATAGATGCCCAGGTGACGCTCTACCAGGAACACAACAGCCTACAACTTAATGCGGGCATTTCCATAATCGATAATGAAGCTCATATCGTATTTTCAGGCAATCTTGTCGGCCTTTTATCGGAAGACGAAATAAAGGCCCTTCTGGCCCATGAACTGAGCCATTATCTCTTTTATAAAATCGACAACGGTGAATACGAGATTACCCGGCGCATCGCTTTAGCCTTGGCAAACGATGTTCGAAGTGAAGATGCCATTATAGAAACGGCACGTATCTTTCAGCTGTACATGGAACTCTTTTGCGATAACGGGGCCCTTCAGGTTTGCCATGACTATAAAACGGTTATCCAAATGCTTGTAAAGCTGAATACCGGTCTTACCCAGGTTAATGCCGAAAGCTACCTTGCCCAGGCGCAGGAAATAATAAATTTCGACTCAAACGTAACACTAAATGAAAGCCATCCCGAATCTTACATCAGGTGTCTCGCTTTGCACCTGCATGTTGAGAAAAATGAAGACTACTTTGGCAAGGTTAAACATCTGATAGAGGGCGAAATCGATCTTAACAAACTGGATATTTTTCAGCAAAGCATTATGCAGGAATATACAAAAGACCTGCTCCAATTGGTTGTGACGCCGGTCTGGATGAACAGTTCAGCCGTTACGAATTTATGTAAAGAGTATTTTAGTGATTTTTACAGGAACGCGGAGCACAAACAAGCAAACCGACTGGCGGGCGAGTTGGAAAAAACCATGCCATCCGTTAAAAACTATATGGCCTACCTCTTACTCGACTTTGCAAAGGCAGACCCGGACATGGAAAGTGCACCCATGGGCCATACCCTGGAAATAGCGGAATTACTGGGACTTAAAGATCATTATGAAAAAAATATACGAAAAGAACTAAAGCTTACTGCCAGGGATTTTAAAATCATGAAAGAAAAGGCACTGGCTGAACTGCAAGAAGTAAAAGAAGGGAAGGAAGAGAGTTTATACAACGACTAG